The Coleofasciculaceae cyanobacterium genome has a window encoding:
- the murG gene encoding undecaprenyldiphospho-muramoylpentapeptide beta-N-acetylglucosaminyltransferase, producing the protein MATSPPRLLIAASGTGGHLFPAIALAQQLSDYKIEWLGTANRLETSLVPNDYPLNIISVEGFQQKFSLNSLKIISGFIASIFQTQKLIKEHQIDAVFTTGGYIAAPAILAARLQKKPAIIHESNYIPGKVTKFLSRWCDAVALGFSGTAQYLPQTKTVHVSTPVRSQFLMPQPLDLNIPDDAVMILVVGGSQGAVAVNKLVREAAPAWFDLGAYVVHLTGKNDPDANSLEHPHYIAIPFSDNMAGLLQRANLAIARSGAGTITELAFTGTPAVLIPYPYAAEDHQTYNAKEYQDAGAGVIYQQSKLTAKILAEQVSQWLRSPEQLQKMSNKAKALAVTDSAERLATLVRSLVISTVKPQRDN; encoded by the coding sequence ATGGCAACATCTCCACCTCGTTTACTTATAGCAGCCAGCGGTACAGGAGGACATTTATTTCCAGCGATCGCTCTTGCCCAGCAGCTATCAGATTACAAAATAGAGTGGTTGGGTACAGCAAATCGTCTGGAAACCAGTCTAGTACCGAACGATTATCCTCTCAATATCATTTCCGTCGAAGGATTTCAGCAGAAGTTTAGTCTCAATTCGCTCAAAATTATTTCTGGCTTTATTGCATCTATTTTTCAAACCCAGAAGTTAATCAAAGAACATCAAATTGATGCGGTGTTTACTACGGGAGGATATATAGCTGCCCCAGCGATCTTGGCTGCCCGTCTACAAAAAAAACCAGCAATAATTCATGAATCTAACTATATCCCTGGTAAGGTTACCAAGTTTCTCAGTCGTTGGTGTGATGCGGTAGCGTTGGGTTTTTCGGGAACAGCCCAGTATTTGCCTCAGACAAAAACAGTTCATGTTAGTACCCCAGTGCGATCGCAGTTTCTGATGCCCCAACCTTTGGATCTAAATATTCCTGATGATGCGGTGATGATTTTGGTTGTAGGTGGTTCACAGGGGGCGGTAGCGGTGAATAAACTAGTGCGAGAGGCAGCCCCAGCTTGGTTTGATTTGGGTGCTTATGTAGTTCATCTGACAGGTAAAAATGATCCTGATGCCAATAGCCTAGAGCATCCACACTATATTGCTATTCCTTTTTCCGACAACATGGCGGGATTATTACAAAGAGCAAATTTAGCGATCGCTCGCTCAGGGGCGGGAACAATTACCGAACTCGCCTTTACTGGTACTCCTGCGGTATTAATTCCTTATCCTTATGCAGCAGAAGATCATCAAACATACAACGCTAAAGAATACCAAGATGCTGGGGCAGGAGTAATATATCAACAGTCAAAACTTACTGCCAAAATATTAGCAGAACAAGTATCCCAATGGTTGCGATCACCCGAACAACTACAGAAGATGAGCAATAAAGCCAAAGCTCTAGCCGTTACCGATAGTGCAGAAAGGCTAGCTACACTTGTTCGTAGTTTGGTAATCAGCACGGTTAAGCCGCAGCGAGATAATTAG
- a CDS encoding GTP-binding protein — protein MTTVETQAQAASGMDASKKGLPVTIITGFLGSGKTTLLNHILTNQDGIKTAVLVNEFGEIGIDNELIVSTDESMVELNNGCICCTINEDLVNAVYKILEREEKIDYLVVETTGLADPLPVALTFLGTELRDMTRLDSIVTMVDCSNFSLDLFNSEAALSQIQYGDVLVLNKTDLVDEADVDALEIRVRDLKKDARILRTQKSQVSLPLILSVGLFESDKYFEQTESTEHQHDHEHHHDHDHHDRHDHEHHHDHDRDHHEHSHHLENDGFSSISFQFDRPFNIRKFQYFLDNQLSESIFRAKGILWFDESPKRHVFHLSGKRFTLEDEEWRGEPKTQLVLIGQNLDQKTLRQQIENCVCLPKSDRGKGFGK, from the coding sequence ATGACAACAGTTGAAACTCAAGCTCAAGCAGCTTCTGGAATGGATGCGTCCAAAAAAGGTTTGCCCGTCACTATCATCACTGGTTTTTTAGGCAGCGGAAAAACTACTCTACTTAATCATATTCTGACTAATCAAGACGGAATTAAGACCGCAGTTTTGGTTAATGAGTTTGGTGAAATCGGTATAGACAATGAATTAATTGTCTCCACTGACGAAAGCATGGTTGAGCTAAACAACGGCTGTATTTGCTGCACGATTAACGAAGATTTAGTCAATGCAGTCTATAAAATTCTCGAGCGAGAAGAAAAGATTGATTACCTAGTTGTAGAAACAACTGGGTTAGCCGATCCGCTTCCTGTAGCACTAACTTTTTTGGGTACAGAATTACGCGATATGACTCGTTTAGACTCAATCGTCACGATGGTAGACTGTTCCAACTTCAGCCTGGATTTATTCAATAGCGAAGCAGCTTTGAGTCAAATTCAATATGGTGACGTGCTTGTGCTTAATAAAACCGATTTAGTAGATGAAGCTGATGTCGATGCCCTAGAAATTAGAGTCAGAGATCTTAAAAAAGACGCTCGCATTTTGCGGACACAAAAGTCTCAGGTGTCACTTCCCTTAATTTTAAGCGTTGGTTTGTTTGAGTCAGATAAATACTTTGAGCAAACTGAATCAACAGAACATCAGCACGATCATGAACATCATCATGACCACGATCACCACGATCGCCACGATCATGAACATCATCATGACCACGATCGCGATCATCACGAGCATTCTCATCACTTGGAAAACGACGGCTTTTCTTCAATTTCATTTCAGTTTGATCGACCTTTTAATATTCGTAAATTTCAGTACTTTTTAGATAATCAGCTTTCTGAAAGCATTTTCCGCGCTAAAGGAATTCTTTGGTTTGATGAAAGTCCTAAGCGTCATGTTTTTCACTTAAGCGGTAAAAGGTTCACTTTAGAAGACGAAGAATGGAGAGGCGAACCAAAAACTCAGTTAGTTTTAATCGGTCAAAATTTAGATCAAAAGACACTGCGCCAACAAATTGAAAATTGCGTTTGTTTACCAAAAAGCGATCGCGGTAAAGGATTTGGCAAGTAA
- the dtd gene encoding D-aminoacyl-tRNA deacylase — protein sequence MRVVVQRVKSASVRVNRQIIGKIGQGLNLLVAISATDTEVELDWMTRKCLELRLFPDRDKLWSKSVMDIQGEILVVSQFTLYGDCRKGRRPSFSNSAAPNIAEPLYDLFVDKLQQSGLAIATGQFGATMEVNIENDGPVTLVLDK from the coding sequence ATGCGAGTTGTTGTCCAGCGAGTAAAATCTGCTTCCGTTAGGGTTAATCGCCAAATTATTGGCAAAATTGGTCAAGGATTGAATCTTTTGGTGGCAATTTCTGCTACCGACACCGAAGTTGAACTCGACTGGATGACTCGCAAATGTCTCGAGTTACGTTTGTTTCCGGATCGAGATAAACTCTGGAGTAAGTCTGTAATGGATATTCAGGGGGAAATTTTAGTAGTCAGCCAATTTACCCTCTATGGCGATTGTCGTAAAGGTCGTCGCCCTTCCTTTAGTAATTCTGCTGCACCCAATATTGCTGAACCCCTTTACGATCTGTTTGTTGACAAACTCCAGCAAAGTGGTTTAGCGATCGCCACTGGTCAATTTGGTGCAACGATGGAAGTCAACATTGAAAATGATGGCCCAGTAACTCTTGTTTTAGATAAATAA